GAAGACAGACAACAGCCCCTCCTCCGCCCCCAGTGACTGATGGAAACACCGAGATGGGGAGGGCCTTGGGTCCCCTCCCTGCTGTCCCTCAATGTCTGGAGCAGCCCGAGCCCCAGGAAGGGACCCAGCATGTACAGGACTCAGGGAAGCCTGAGGGTGGATGACAGCAGCCCGCAGGGCGGGTCAGGGAGGCCCGGGCCGGTCCTCGCACTGGTCTTCATCCGGTTGTGAGTGAGGCTCTGCCAGGGACCCCGGGTGCAGGGCTGGGAGCGGCCTGGGGACACTCACCTGACGGTCACCTCATACAGCGTGGGCAGCCGGGAGAAGTCGGAATGCATCAGGCTGACAGCCTGGAGGAAGCGGTGGTCCTGCGCCGTGGTCACCTGCGGCAGGTTGGCTTCCGGAAGAGGACACAGAAGTCGTCATGCGTGGCAGAGTGCCGCCCCCCAGTACACCCAAACCAAGAACCACCAAAAGCTGGGATGAAGTGAGGCCCCCCAGGCAGGAGCGTGGGTGCCCAGAGGCAGCGGGACAGAGGCCGGGGTGCTGGACCCTCCCACCACCCCGATGGTGGTCAACACTTGTCTCGGCACACACATGTCCAAGTCGGGAGGCGACCCCATCACAGTCTGGACGCGGGTGCTTCTCTCAAAACGCTGGAGAAAGGGCCAGAAAGAGACCAGCCAGGAAGAGTTTGCCGAGAGTAGTTAAACCCGGTGGGAGCTGGGCTCCGAGAAAGAGCATCCTGACCACAGAGCACCTCCCCCCCAAGCCAGGGAGCTGGGCCCGGGTGCTGACCCCCCCACCCACTTCCTGGAGGCGGCCCTTACCTGCTAGCAAGTTCTGGACGCGGTCGTAGTGTGCGAAGCTGTAGGTTCTGGCCGCGGGGGCTGCTTGGTTCCGGGGCAGGGTCTCGCTCAAGTGCACCTCCAGCCCGTTGAGGGACGCCAGGCTGCCGTGGTACTGCGGGGCGGGAGGGGACAGACCGCCGCCACTCAGCAGGCCACCCGAGGAGGGCCGCCTGGCCGCCCGACTTAGCGCCACGGGGGCTAGGACCCGTGTTTGGAGAGGTCCCGACTTCTGCCCTGAGGTCCTAGACCTCTTAAAAGCgttcatcgctcagtcgtgtctgactctttgcgaccccatggactgtagcccaccaggcccctctgtccatggaattctccaggcaggaataccggccattcccttctccaggggatcttcccgacccagggatcgaaccccggtctacaacactgcaggcaaattcttaccgtttgagccaccagagagagaCCTTTTCAAACTtgtagaaaaataagaacatagagggaagccaaaaagtaaaagaagGGGTAGAAAGGAAAACAAGCTAAGAAGAACAGCCCAGAACCTCAGCATCCAGGCGGAGCTGCGGGCAGGAGGCCCGCCCCCTCCTCACCACGCGGCCGCCACGCCGGTCCCCACCCCGCGCGTCTCAGCCAGACTGAGACGTCATGACGTCATCCGCGTGGGCAGCGCGGCCCCCTCCCTCCCGGGAACCCGAGCGGACCTAGGGGCGCGGGCGGGCGGCTCTCCCCTCACTGGCCCAGGGGAAGACCCGGCTGAAGAAGGCCGTGCGGGGCCGAGGCCCAGGCACCTCTATGTTCCATCGCCTCCCGGGGGGATGTCACGTGCAGATGCCGTGGGAACACAGGACTGTCCCCTTTCGTATGAGTCGTTGTTTATAAGCTACAGATGGGCGTCAGACTAAACGACTGACGCTAGTTTTGCGACCTAACGATATAGCATGAACTTCCCTCTTCAATCTGTTTTCCCACATTTTCCAATGACCAACGGCTGAGCTCTGGGGCCCATCAAGTGGGGATGTCACACCCGATGGACCTGAAATAGGGCCCCATGGGGCCACCCCGGGGGCTACTGAAGTCACAAGGAGACAGTGGCTAGCGCCCAGGTGAACGAGCCCATGTCAGAGCCTCTTCCTAGCCAGACCACCAGGGCCAATTACAGAGGTTTTTGCACCTTGttcttttcatctgcaaaataggaaTATCATTGCTGACTGGCGGAAGTCAAATAACATCTGAACACTCTGTCCATTCTAAAGTGCTCCCTGGAGGGAGGCGTTTTCCTGAAGTCAAGAATATGAAAATCATCGTCCTTGAAGAAGCGTTCTCTCTTCCATGAGCACCCGTCCCTGGACTAACAAGACGTGTCTGTGGGCTGACTTATTTCACAACAGCTGTGCAAAACACTATGCGCAATAAAAAGGCTCAGCGATGCAGAGAGAATGTTCTGAGGTGAATGTCAGAAAGCTCAGGCGTCATCTTGGGGAGCACCCTGGACTTAAATTAGCATTTCTGACCCATGTTGCAGAAACGAAACTCAGGCATTAGGTCTGGCTACAAGGTTTACGCGGcgtccccagggcccagcagccAGCCTGGCTCCCAGGAGGTGCCCGGTCCACAGCCACTTGGTGACTGGACCACGACCGTGAACTAGGCACTGTCAGCCGCAGGCTGTGACTTAGTCACAGGTGTGAATGACAGGCAGTGTCCAGGAGGACAGGCAGAGACCAGGGGTTGGCAAACATGGCCCGTGGACCATTTTTATAGCCTGAGAACTAAgattggtttttatatttttatatggttagaaaaaaaagagtcaaaagaaTAATACTGTGATGTGAAATTATATGAAGTTCCAAGTTTTGTGTCCTTAACAGTGTGCTGTAACACAGCCCCAGTTTACATACTGTTCATGGTTGTTTTTGTATTGTAACAGCAGAGGGGAAGAGCTGTACAAAGCAGAAAACACCTGCTGTGTATCCCTTCACTTTAGAGTCTGCCAGCCCCGAGACACGCTACCACATACATGACCTGCACAACACGCGAGGGCACACGGAGCTGAGGCTGTGCCGGGACCCCCTGCCTTTTAGTCCACGGCAAAGTTAGTGGCTCACTGTCAGTGCACGCCCAAACATGCAGAAGAGTCGCTGCAGGGACACCCATGTACTCAGAAGCACGAGTTTCAGGGGAGAGGAAGGCTTTTTCGTATTTTCTGCCAACACACTAACCTTGGGCCTCGTCTGCTCTACGCTCACAGTTCCCCATCCTGCTGGAGCAATGAATAACTGACCCCATCACTGTGGCTGAAAGTCATTGAGATGATCTCAGGGTTCTGAGCAGGAAACTGTCGGTggctctctgctgccccctggtgggAGGAGCCGACTCTGCTCCCTCTGAACCGGGCGGACCTCTCCCTGGCTGCTCCCCACTCACCCCGGTCACCCAGCGCCCTGACCCACCCTCAGCAAGCAGAAACGGTGGCAGCTGGCCCACGCAAAGACGTGATGGCGAAACGACACGGAGCTGTAGCGACAAGTCCTTCCCGGGGGGACTGCGCTCATGGTCACGTCTGAGTGTCCTGCaccaggtgggggggggggggggggcagggtggggcctgGCTTTTCTGACAGCAGCAGAGAGTCCCGGGGGAAATCAGGTCAACTGttttgtgtgcaggtcaggacCGAAAGGCAGTGAAAGCTCTCTGCCAGTTATAAAGGAGACAGCCTCCGGGTCTGATCAGCTGACTCCCCTTCTCAAACCAGCAAGCTGATCCAAGTCTGTTACACCCTTCTCTTTTTAGGAAAGACTGGTTCTCCTTTTCTGTAAAGCTGTGTTCTCTCTCCTCCCCGACCCCAAACCCTCCTGTCCGTGAAAGCCCAGGGAGGTCATTGTCCTGACACCAGGATGGGCTGTGACAGACCAAGTGCCGTGTCCATGTATAAAGGGGCACGGAAGGCAGGCCTTCAGTCCTTCACCTTCCCACCTGCCGGGCCATGGTCAGGCCCACGGGGGAcagaggggttggggtgggggccgGGAAACAAGCAAGAGGTGTGGACCCGCCCCGTGCGTTAGCTAGGTCTCCATCGCTACTTCAGGGCGAGATGGGCGTCACCGTGCCGGGCCCCAGCGCTGGTCAAGGCTTGGCAGAAGTAGCAGATGTAAATTATTTACATACAGCAAATGCAGCATGAACCCCAATTTACCTCCTTCTCTCTGAGCAGCCTGTGCTGGTTTTTCTTTCTATCTTGGGGGGGCCTCATCTGAGCTGGGCGCTAAGCTGAACAGACCATGAGACTgaggtgtggggggagggggaggatggaTGTGCGGAACTGCACCCCTGGTCCCCGAGCTGTTACAatgaggcggggggcgggggggggatgTCGGTCAGAGCCAGGGGGATGGAGGTGGAGAGGGTGACCTGGGGCCTGGGAAAAGGGGAGACGGGCCAGACAGGTGCGGGAGGGCTCCGTGCGGGGACCCGCCTTCCCTCCTCTACTGCACTCCAAGGGGGACCCACTCCTTTACAAAGGGTCATGGGCCCTGCATGCTAATAAGATGAGCTTAGCATAATATAGATTGAAGAACAGAAACACGGCGGGCCCCAGGACGCCGTTCGCCCTGCAGCAGTCTCAACCTGCTGCTCTTACCTCCGCTGCTTCCCTGGCAACTAAAGCAGGGCTGTTACTATGGCAACTGCATCCAGCATGGATCCCAGCCCAGAGGTCAGTGAGCCTCTAGGCTTGGTGGGAGAGCTGCACGGGTTTGAGCGGCGCCTTCTGGAGCCAGTCAGCTTTTCAGAGGGCCCAGGCTCCTAGCAAAGAGCTTCAGATGGACGGGAATTGGGGCTCGTGGAGAAACCCAACCCAGGTGGTAACACGTGCAGACTCCAGCCACACAGAGATGTGAGGGCTGCCGGGAGGGGGCGAGGCCATGTGTGGTCAGTGCCCAGCACCCTCCCAGGTCACTACGAACCAGAGACCCCGAGAAAGTGGGGACGCTGGAGAGGGCAGCCCTGGTGGCTGCCTTTGCACTTGGCTCTGTGCTTGGCACTGGACGCTCACCGCCCACAAACAGGGAGGTGGGCACTCCCTGCACCCCACCATATAAACAAGGGCGCTTGTACCGGGCCGTGCAGCTGACGGCTGAGCccgaccccaccccagccccccaccccgctGCACACTCACCACCTCGTCCACGGCCGCGCGGTCCCCCAGCAGCGGCTCCTCGGCCAGTAGCGACAGCACCAGGCCCTTGACGCTGTGAGTGTAGAGGTTCATCCGCACGAGCCCCTCGTGGGAGGCCAGGCTCCCCCTGGACACGGTTCTGTCTGCAGAGGGGCCTTCGTCTGAGGGGtctgtggagtccgggccgggcGCCAAGCAGCCCTTGGGAGCCCCACTGCGGTGCTCCTCTCCACCGTGTTCCTCCAGGGGCAGTTCAGTGCCCCTCTGCCTCAAATCCAAGCAAGGTGCCCGCCCAGGCCCGCTCGTCCCGCCGGGGacgtggtcttccctggtgacggGGGCTTGGCCACCACTGCCAGGAAGGTCTGCGGGCTGCTCGAGGGCTCCATTCTGGGGGACCACCTCAGGAGCAGAGGTGGGGAGGCGGCCCAGGGGCAGGGCCCCGTGCGGCTTGGCTCCGGGACTGCCGGGGTTGTGGACAGATTGCTCACAACCAGGACCCCCGCCATCTGCAGCAGGATGGCCCGGGgatgcttctgttttctgagCCTCTGGGATGTGGATTTCAGACAAGTCCAGGTCCCCGTTCCCCCCAAACAAACCCGAACCCTTGCCCTCAGCAGTGCAGTGCCGCATTGTGGGCAGTGTGATCTTCAGGTCAGGGCCGGGCCAGTGTCCGTTCTCCCCACTGCCATCTGCCCAGGCGGCATCAGGAGACGGGGGTTCAGGTGTGGTCGTCGAGGTCTGAGCCTTGGAGCCCACGTGTCCGGGGGCGTTTTCTTTCGGAGCAGCTGAAGGCTCCTGGAGTCTGGCTGGAGGCACCGGAGTGCTGGTGAGGAAGGGCAGACGACTGAGTGTGGGCAAGGCCCTGCCGGGGGGACTAAAGCAGCTTCCTTACAAATAACAGGCACTGGCGACATGTGCTGCCACACGGTGACACCAGGGTCACTGCTGGAAGTGGCAGAGCCCCCTGGATCAGAGGCACCCAGGTCTGGGGCTTAACTGCGAGTCAGGTACTATACGGGCGCTGCACGAATGCCGTTTCCACCTTTCATGATGAACGCAAGACGTAGACATTACTggatccattttacagatggaaaaactgaggctcaggcagGGAATGgacttgcccacagtcacacagcagGTAAGCCACGGATCTCAGATCTGAAACCTACGCTTGTCTCACTCTGCCAGATCCCCCTCATCTCTGCTGAAGGTCCAATTGTCCatccctcagccccaccccctgccaggGCAGAGCATGGAGAAGAGGGAATCGTGGGAGGATGGGAGGCACGGGACTTCTGGATGAGCCCATGGGAGGGAGTGCCCGACATGTGGGTTCAGAGGAGCCTCTTTGAGCCCCCTTACCTGGCCGGGGGCTCCCGGGGAAACTCGCGGAGACTGGCGGCTTCCTCTTCAGTCAGAAAAACAGGCGTGATCTGAACGTTGGGAGGGAGCGCAGCTCCTAGAAGAGCAGAGCAATGTGGTCAGGGCCCTCTCTGGGCCAGAGAAGATGGGGGGGCAGGAAGTGTTTTTGGGATGATGCCTCCAGCCTGCAGGCCAGCCCAGCAAGCAGCTCTGGGCTCCATTCCCCAGAACAGAAGCCACAAAGCTGCAGCTACAGTTCCTGCCGTCAGCAAGGAAAAGCCCATGTGGGCCATTCTGCTCCCAGAGTGACGTTTGGTGGAAGAAAACTGACCGGCACTTAAGACAGAACCTGGATCAAAGGCACTTCTAACTGACCAAAGGGGTCTGCCCGAACTTAGGCTTCAAACTAAACCCCGCTCTGCTGCCAAAGGTCTTCCTGGCAGTGGCTCTGCCGTCACCCTCTCCCCATCGTCACCTTCTGGAACTCATCTGAGCAGCCTCATAGTGCTGAGGGTTAAGGAGGAGCTGAAAGGGAGGATTTAAAAGCTGTGCCTAAAATCAGAGGCTTTACAACTGGGATTTTTAGAGTAACTTTGCCTTTGCAGCGTTGTTAATACTCCCCTGATCTCACGAGCCGACGGGATAACTGTTTGGGACTGCTCCGCCTTCCATGTGACTTGGACAGGGCCAGGCTGCTTACAGGCCATTTCCAAAACGTGGCAGGACACCCGTCTACTCACCACATTCCTGCAGGGCGTCCCCTCCCGTAGGTTTCCTCTGAAAATAAACAGACAGGCGTCGGGGCGGGTCACCGCGTGCTCCCCTTGACCTGCCCATAGGGGCCGCGTGCTGCCATCTGTCCCTGAAACGTGGCCGAGGCCCGGGTGCTGGGCCCAGCCGCTCGCCCACAGCAACGCGGATGGAACCAATCCCCCCAGGCTGCCTGCTCCCCGCCGGGGCTGGGGTCACGCCGGCCAAGGCGGCCACGCCACCCAGGCGCATACCGGCGTCCCCCCTTTCCGATCTCTCATTCCTCCTCTCGGGGAAGGACAGCGAGCGTTCCCGTGCTTccagacctccagggaagtcatcTTCCGGAATACAGCCACGTCTCCCACAGCCCTGGCTGCAGCCCACACAGGCCCCACTGTGACAGCAGCGTGAGGGGCCTAAACCCGAGGCGAAGGATGTGGTTTCCTTCACAGAAGCTAACTCCagacaaaaattattttcaaaaaaatcacATAGAATCCCCTCGCCCACAAGCCAATCCTGTGAACACAGGGCACATTTTCCTGTAAAGTCcgtgcatttttaaaatactttgagcACACACTGCATAAAGTTCTATTTCTCTGCTCGAAAGAGGGACTCACAGTTTCTGTCATGAGAGCACCTTCGgccatttttaatggctgactaaAGTCATAGGAAGTTCACCGTGGTGCGGGAGAATTCAGCACTCCCTGACTTGAGACCACCATCAGCAACCTGTCTGGAAAGGGCAGGCCAGTCAGTGCTTTGGGCACTGCGGCTGTAGGTCTCTGTCCAGCTACTCAAGCTGCGG
This is a stretch of genomic DNA from Budorcas taxicolor isolate Tak-1 chromosome 17, Takin1.1, whole genome shotgun sequence. It encodes these proteins:
- the HPS4 gene encoding BLOC-3 complex member HPS4 isoform X1 produces the protein MAASTSTESKLASWWNYFFLYDGSQVKGEGDPTRAGICYFYPPQTLLDQQELLCGQIAGVVHCVSHISGAPPALVRLRKLKFAVKVDGDHLWVLGCAVELPDVSCKQLLHRLIGFFRFHNGPVSLACKSCPREELHAEWDTLIEHILGNTGDLHKIFSCLWHLDQTKVEPLLLLKAALILQTCQRAPHVLAGCILYAGLIVSTQLPPSVTAKVLLHRVARQDQRKPTGGDALQECGAALPPNVQITPVFLTEEEAASLREFPREPPASTPVPPARLQEPSAAPKENAPGHVGSKAQTSTTTPEPPSPDAAWADGSGENGHWPGPDLKITLPTMRHCTAEGKGSGLFGGNGDLDLSEIHIPEAQKTEASPGHPAADGGGPGCEQSVHNPGSPGAKPHGALPLGRLPTSAPEVVPQNGALEQPADLPGSGGQAPVTREDHVPGGTSGPGRAPCLDLRQRGTELPLEEHGGEEHRSGAPKGCLAPGPDSTDPSDEGPSADRTVSRGSLASHEGLVRMNLYTHSVKGLVLSLLAEEPLLGDRAAVDEVYHGSLASLNGLEVHLSETLPRNQAAPAARTYSFAHYDRVQNLLAANLPQVTTAQDHRFLQAVSLMHSDFSRLPTLYEVTVRNASTAVYACCNPVQETYFQQLATAARSSGFPNPQDGAFGLPGKAKQKLLKHGVNLL
- the HPS4 gene encoding BLOC-3 complex member HPS4 isoform X2; translation: MAASTSTESKLASWWNYFFLYDGSQVKGEGDPTRAGICYFYPPQTLLDQQELLCGQIAGVVHCVSHISGAPPALVRLRKLKFAVKVDGDHLWVLGCAVELPDVSCKQLLHRLIGFFRFHNGPVSLACKSCPREELHAEWDTLIEHILGNTGDLHKIFSCLWHLDQTKVEPLLLLKAALILQTCQRAPHVLAGCILYAGLIVSTQLPPSVTAKVLLHRVARQDQRKPTGGDALQECGAALPPNVQITPVFLTEEEAASLREFPREPPASTPVPPARLQEPSAAPKENAPGHVGSKAQTSTTTPEPPSPDAAWADGSGENGHWPGPDLKITLPTMRHCTAEGKGSGLFGGNGDLDLSEIHIPEAQKTEASPGHPAADGGGPGCEQSVHNPGSPGAKPHGALPLGRLPTSAPEVVPQNGALEQPADLPGSGGQAPVTREDHVPGGTSGPGRAPCLDLRQRGTELPLEEHGGEEHRSGAPKGCLAPGPDSTDPSDEGPSADRTVSRGSLASHEGLVRMNLYTHSVKGLVLSLLAEEPLLGDRAAVDEVYHGSLASLNGLEVHLSETLPRNQAAPAARTYSFAHYDRVQNLLAAF